From Bacillus basilensis, a single genomic window includes:
- a CDS encoding OFA family MFS transporter, which yields MKKSTVNPWLVVLGTVIVQMGLGTIYTWSLFNQPLVSKYGWSLNVVAITFSITSLSLAFSTLFASKLQEKWGLRKLIMVAGLALGLGLILSSQASSLILLYVLAGVVVGYADGTAYITSLSNLIKWFPKRKGLIAGISVSAYGSGSLIFKYVNAQLIESVGVSQAFIYWGLIVTAMIVIGACLIHQASDQGAVHETKTQEYTTKEMLGTKQVYLLFIMLFTSCMSGLYLIGMVKDIGVQLVGLSAATAANAVAMVAIFNTLGRIILGPLSDKIGRLKIVTGTFVVMASSVLVLSFVDLNYGIYFVCVASVAFCFGGNITIFPAIVGDFFGMKNHSKNYGIVYQGFGFGALAGSFIGALLGGFKPTFMVIGVLCVVSFIIAILIQAPKQKKEQEEEYRSVA from the coding sequence ATGAAAAAATCAACTGTTAATCCATGGCTTGTTGTCCTTGGCACAGTCATAGTACAAATGGGGCTTGGAACGATATATACATGGAGTTTATTCAATCAGCCTTTAGTTAGTAAATACGGTTGGAGTCTTAACGTAGTTGCTATAACTTTCTCAATTACTAGTCTTTCCTTAGCATTTTCAACTTTATTTGCGAGTAAATTGCAAGAAAAATGGGGACTTCGTAAACTTATTATGGTAGCTGGACTAGCATTAGGACTAGGATTAATACTTAGTTCACAAGCTTCCTCATTAATATTGCTTTATGTACTAGCAGGAGTTGTTGTAGGGTATGCAGATGGTACAGCATATATCACTTCACTATCCAATTTAATAAAGTGGTTTCCAAAGCGAAAAGGTTTAATTGCTGGTATTTCTGTCTCTGCATATGGTTCAGGTAGCTTAATCTTTAAATACGTTAACGCACAGTTGATTGAATCAGTTGGTGTATCACAAGCGTTTATATACTGGGGTTTGATTGTTACAGCTATGATTGTAATTGGCGCTTGCTTAATCCATCAAGCTTCAGATCAAGGAGCAGTTCATGAAACGAAAACTCAGGAATATACAACGAAAGAAATGTTAGGCACAAAACAAGTATACTTATTATTTATTATGTTATTTACATCATGTATGAGTGGCTTATACTTAATTGGTATGGTAAAAGACATCGGTGTTCAACTTGTAGGACTTAGCGCAGCAACAGCAGCTAATGCAGTGGCTATGGTTGCAATATTCAACACATTAGGTCGTATTATTCTAGGACCATTATCGGATAAAATTGGCCGTTTAAAAATCGTTACTGGTACTTTTGTTGTTATGGCGAGTTCAGTCTTAGTTCTAAGTTTTGTAGATTTAAATTATGGTATTTACTTCGTATGTGTAGCAAGTGTAGCGTTTTGTTTTGGTGGAAATATCACTATTTTCCCAGCTATTGTTGGTGATTTCTTCGGTATGAAAAACCATAGTAAGAACTACGGAATTGTGTATCAAGGATTTGGATTTGGGGCGCTTGCAGGTTCCTTTATCGGTGCACTTCTAGGTGGATTCAAACCAACCTTCATGGTGATCGGTGTATTATGTGTCGTGTCATTCATTATCGCAATTTTAATTCAAGCACCTAAACAGAAAAAAGAACAAGAAGAAGAGTATCGCAGCGTAGCATAA
- the dhbA gene encoding 2,3-dihydro-2,3-dihydroxybenzoate dehydrogenase has translation MNLGEFDGKTVLVTGAAQGIGSVVAKMFLERGATVIAIDQNEEGLNVLFNKNELNETRMKTLRLDVSDSTAVEGIVKRIENDIAPIDILVNVAGILRMGAIHSLSDEDWNKTFSVNSTGVFYMSRAVSKYMIQRKSGAIVTVGSNAANTPRMEMAAYAASKAATTIFMKCLGLELAAYNIRCNLVSPGSTETEMQRLLWADENGAKNIIAGSQNTYRLGIPLQKIAQPSEVAEAVLFLASDRASHITMHNLCVDGGATLGV, from the coding sequence ATGAACTTAGGGGAATTTGATGGGAAAACTGTTTTAGTAACAGGTGCAGCTCAAGGTATAGGTAGTGTTGTTGCCAAAATGTTTTTAGAAAGAGGAGCTACAGTTATTGCGATTGATCAAAATGAAGAGGGGTTAAACGTACTTTTTAATAAAAATGAATTAAATGAAACACGTATGAAAACACTTCGTTTAGATGTGAGTGATAGTACCGCTGTTGAAGGTATAGTAAAGCGTATTGAAAATGATATAGCACCAATAGATATATTAGTAAATGTTGCTGGGATTTTACGTATGGGAGCGATTCACTCTTTAAGTGATGAAGATTGGAATAAAACATTCTCTGTAAATTCTACGGGAGTTTTCTATATGTCCCGAGCAGTAAGTAAATATATGATACAAAGAAAGTCAGGGGCAATTGTTACAGTTGGTTCAAATGCAGCAAATACCCCGAGAATGGAGATGGCAGCGTATGCTGCATCAAAAGCTGCCACGACGATTTTTATGAAGTGTTTAGGTTTAGAACTTGCAGCGTACAATATTCGCTGTAATTTAGTATCACCAGGTTCTACTGAAACTGAGATGCAAAGATTACTATGGGCTGATGAGAATGGAGCTAAAAATATAATTGCTGGTTCTCAAAATACATATAGACTCGGAATTCCATTACAAAAAATCGCACAACCTTCAGAAGTTGCTGAAGCAGTGTTATTTTTAGCTTCAGATAGAGCAAGTCATATTACAATGCATAATTTATGTGTCGATGGCGGTGCTACGTTAGGAGTTTAA
- the dhbC gene encoding isochorismate synthase DhbC, whose protein sequence is MNEHTAVKELSEKLLEDYKTESSFFFASPTRTILAEGEFTTVKHPEIESFPELVQATLSNAKQAGNPNPIVVGALPFDRRKEVQLIVPEYSRISERLQLDTTNQLEINENLTFEMTPVPDPEVYMKGVKKGIEKIQDGDLKKIVLSRSLDVKSSEKIDKQKLLRELAEHNKHGYTFAVNLPKDKKENSKTLIGASPELLVSRNGMQVISNPLAGSRPRSEDPVEDKRRAEELLSSPKDLHEHAVVVEAVAAALRPYCHTLHVPEKPSVIHSEAMWHLSTEVKGELKDPNTSSLQLAIALHPTPAVCGTPMEKAREAIQHIEPFDREFFTGMLGWSDLNGDGEWIVTIRCAEVQENTLRLFAGAGVVAESKPEDELAETSAKFQTMLKALGLNDSSLNEK, encoded by the coding sequence ATGAATGAACATACAGCTGTAAAGGAATTGTCAGAAAAACTTTTAGAAGATTATAAGACTGAATCTTCATTCTTTTTTGCTTCACCAACTCGAACGATATTAGCAGAAGGAGAGTTTACTACAGTAAAGCATCCTGAAATTGAAAGTTTCCCAGAGCTTGTGCAAGCGACATTAAGTAATGCGAAACAAGCTGGAAATCCAAATCCTATCGTTGTGGGTGCTTTGCCATTTGATCGTAGAAAAGAAGTCCAACTTATCGTACCAGAATATAGCAGAATTTCTGAGCGTTTACAATTGGATACAACAAATCAGCTTGAAATAAATGAGAACTTAACATTTGAAATGACGCCAGTACCAGACCCTGAAGTGTATATGAAAGGTGTGAAGAAAGGAATTGAAAAAATACAGGACGGTGATTTAAAGAAAATCGTTCTATCTAGATCGTTAGATGTTAAATCTTCCGAAAAGATTGATAAGCAAAAACTTCTTCGAGAATTAGCAGAACATAATAAGCATGGTTATACATTTGCTGTGAATTTACCGAAAGATAAAAAAGAGAACAGTAAGACGTTAATTGGAGCAAGCCCTGAATTACTTGTTTCACGTAATGGTATGCAAGTTATTTCTAACCCGTTAGCTGGTTCAAGGCCACGTAGTGAGGACCCAGTAGAAGATAAAAGAAGAGCAGAGGAATTACTTTCTTCTCCAAAAGATTTACATGAACATGCGGTAGTAGTTGAAGCGGTTGCCGCTGCACTTCGTCCGTATTGTCATACATTACATGTTCCAGAAAAGCCATCAGTTATTCATAGTGAAGCGATGTGGCATTTGTCTACAGAAGTGAAAGGTGAACTTAAGGATCCAAATACTTCTTCTTTACAATTAGCAATTGCCCTTCATCCTACGCCAGCAGTTTGCGGAACTCCGATGGAAAAGGCAAGAGAGGCTATACAGCATATTGAGCCATTTGACCGCGAGTTCTTTACAGGAATGCTAGGGTGGAGCGATTTAAATGGAGATGGTGAATGGATTGTTACAATTCGCTGTGCTGAAGTGCAAGAAAATACACTTCGATTATTTGCAGGAGCGGGAGTTGTTGCTGAGTCAAAACCAGAAGATGAGTTAGCAGAAACCTCTGCTAAATTTCAAACGATGTTGAAGGCTTTAGGGTTAAATGATAGTTCACTTAATGAAAAATAG
- a CDS encoding (2,3-dihydroxybenzoyl)adenylate synthase, with product MLEGYTEWPKEFANRYREEGCWLGETFGSMLKERAETYGDQIAVVSGNTHITYSELDKKVDRLAAGLLNLGIKKEDRVVIQLPNIIEFFEICFALFRIGALPVFALPSHRSSEISYFCEFGEASAYVISDKALGFDYRKLAREVKEKVPTLQHVIVVGEEEEFVNINDLYMDPVSLPEVQPSDVAFLQLSGGTTGLSKLIPRTHDDYIYSLRVSAEICNLNAESVYMAVLPVAHNYPMSSPGTFGTFYAGGKVVLATGGSPDEAFALIEKEKVTITALVPPLAMIWLDAASSRNNDLSSLEVIQVGGAKFSAEVAKRIQPTFGCKLQQVFGMAEGLVNYTRLNDPEEIIIHTQGRPMSIFDEVRVVDENDNDVKLGEIGSLLTRGPYTIRGYYKAEEHNARSFTKDGFYRTGDLVKVNEQGYIIVEGRDKDQINRGGEKVAAEEVENHLLAHDAVHDVAIVSMPDDYLGERTCAFIIARGQAPTVSELKMFLKERGIAAYKIPDRIEFIESFPQTGVGKVSKKELRKVIAEKLTTVKQ from the coding sequence ATGTTAGAAGGTTATACGGAATGGCCAAAAGAATTTGCAAATCGTTACCGAGAAGAAGGCTGTTGGCTTGGAGAAACATTTGGTTCGATGTTAAAAGAGCGTGCTGAAACATATGGAGATCAAATTGCAGTTGTAAGTGGTAATACGCATATAACGTATAGTGAGCTGGATAAAAAGGTAGATCGCTTAGCTGCAGGCTTACTGAATTTAGGAATAAAGAAAGAGGACCGAGTTGTAATTCAGTTACCTAACATTATCGAGTTTTTTGAAATATGTTTTGCGCTATTTCGAATTGGAGCGCTTCCTGTCTTTGCACTGCCTTCACATCGAAGCAGTGAAATTAGTTATTTTTGTGAGTTTGGCGAGGCGAGCGCTTACGTTATTTCAGATAAGGCTCTCGGTTTTGATTATCGAAAACTAGCAAGAGAAGTGAAAGAGAAAGTGCCAACTTTACAACATGTAATTGTAGTGGGAGAAGAAGAAGAGTTTGTGAACATAAATGATCTGTATATGGATCCCGTCTCATTACCAGAAGTTCAGCCAAGTGATGTTGCATTTCTCCAATTATCAGGAGGGACAACCGGTCTTTCTAAATTAATTCCTAGAACACATGATGACTATATTTATAGTTTACGTGTTAGCGCTGAAATTTGTAATTTGAATGCAGAAAGCGTCTATATGGCAGTTCTTCCAGTAGCACACAATTACCCAATGAGTTCTCCAGGGACATTTGGAACTTTCTATGCGGGTGGAAAAGTGGTATTGGCAACTGGTGGTAGTCCAGATGAGGCATTTGCTCTTATCGAAAAAGAAAAAGTTACAATTACAGCGCTCGTTCCGCCATTAGCAATGATATGGCTTGATGCTGCATCTTCTCGTAATAACGATTTATCGAGCCTAGAAGTAATTCAAGTAGGTGGTGCTAAATTTAGCGCTGAAGTTGCAAAACGTATACAACCTACATTTGGATGCAAGTTGCAACAAGTTTTCGGTATGGCAGAAGGGTTAGTAAATTACACAAGATTAAATGATCCGGAAGAAATCATTATTCATACACAAGGTAGACCGATGTCTATATTTGATGAAGTAAGGGTCGTTGATGAAAATGATAACGACGTTAAATTAGGTGAAATAGGTAGTTTATTAACACGAGGGCCATATACAATTCGTGGCTATTATAAAGCAGAAGAGCATAATGCAAGATCATTTACAAAGGATGGATTTTATCGTACAGGTGATCTTGTAAAAGTAAATGAACAAGGTTACATCATTGTAGAAGGAAGAGATAAAGATCAAATTAACCGTGGTGGTGAGAAAGTAGCTGCGGAAGAGGTTGAAAATCATCTATTAGCACATGATGCAGTACATGATGTAGCGATTGTATCTATGCCTGACGATTATTTAGGAGAACGTACTTGTGCATTTATTATAGCTCGTGGACAAGCTCCGACTGTAAGTGAATTAAAAATGTTTTTAAAAGAACGCGGTATAGCAGCTTATAAGATTCCAGATCGAATTGAATTTATTGAATCATTCCCGCAAACAGGAGTCGGAAAAGTCAGCAAAAAAGAACTACGTAAAGTCATTGCTGAAAAACTTA